The Brachionichthys hirsutus isolate HB-005 chromosome 11, CSIRO-AGI_Bhir_v1, whole genome shotgun sequence genome includes a window with the following:
- the LOC137901491 gene encoding gap junction delta-2 protein yields MGEWTILERLLEAAVQQHSTMIGRILLTVVVIFRILIVAIVGETVYEDEQTMFICNTLQPGCNQACYDKAFPISHIRYWVFQIILVCTPSLCFITYSVHQSAKQKDRRYSFLYPIMERDFGGMGRDGARKLRNINGILVQHGGDGGGGKEEPDCLEVKEIPNAPRGLTHGKSSKVRRQEGISRFYIIQVVFRNALEIGFLAGQYFLYGFSVPGIFECDRYPCLKEVECYVSRPTEKTVFLVFMFAVSGICVVLNLAELNHLGWRKIKAAIRGVQARRKSICEIRKKDMAHLSQPPNLGRTQSSESAYV; encoded by the coding sequence gaTCCTGCTAACAGTAGTGGTGATCTTCCGTATCCTGATTGTGGCCATCGTTGGGGAGACCGTGTACGAGGATGAGCAGACCATGTTCATCTGCAACACTCTGCAGCCCGGCTGCAACCAGGCCTGCTACGACAAGGCCTTCCCCATTTCCCACATCCGTTACTGGGTCTTCCAGATCATTCTGGTGTGCACACCCAGCCTCTGCTTCATCACCTACTCTGTCCACCAATCGGCCAAGCAGAAAGACCGGCGCTACTCATTTCTCTATCCTATAATGGAAAGGGACTTTGGGGGGATGGGAAGGGACGGAGCGCGGAAGCTACGCAACATTAATGGGATTCTAGTTCAGCATGGTGGAGATGGTGGCGGAGGGAAGGAAGAGCCCGACTGCCTCGAGGTGAAGGAAATCCCCAATGCCCCGCGGGGCCTCACCCACGGGAAGAGCTCCAAAGTTCGTCGACAAGAAGGGATCTCCCGCTTTTACATCATCCAGGTGGTGTTCAGAAACGCACTGGAGATCGGCTTCTTGGCTGGCCAATACTTCCTTTATGGCTTCAGTGTGCCTGGGATCTTTGAGTGCGATCGCTACCCGtgtctgaaggaggtggagtgCTACGTGTCCCGCCCCACGGAGAAAACGGTTTTCCTGGTGTTCATGTTTGCGGTGAGCGGCATCTGTGTGGTGCTCAACCTGGCCGAGCTCAACCATCTGGGCTGGCGTAAGATCAAGGCCGCCATCAGGGGTGTCCAGGCCCGAAGGAAGTCTATCTGTGAGATCAGGAAGAAAGACATGGCGCATCTGTCCCAGCCTCCCAACCTGGGACGCACGCAGTCCAGCGAATCAGCCTACGTCTGA